From the Quercus lobata isolate SW786 chromosome 6, ValleyOak3.0 Primary Assembly, whole genome shotgun sequence genome, one window contains:
- the LOC115995252 gene encoding F-box protein At4g35733-like, protein MSESVECSELPSELFLPIGKGLDTRIEILRFRGVCKSWRSAISCSDFIPRFPLNFPNPFPPPRRRRRRRLVWLALLHDEADHLHQQTICLLHETIFYRLTSSASSDKGWLIKVEDCKMHLLDPHRERYESESDSPNILPNYFVLLDYDTVELTRAHTLEIQSLIPIGRVNKVVMFNDCHILVVYGDGKLGHAKCGDESLTCLGEKDREFDDVFVYEGQVYVVDRFGIVWWIKINDSTLDLVKFWNPCGSDSLKTQKHLVESDGKIYIVDRYLDREWRGRHYFCVVGFKVYKKNEWGEWVLEESLGDRAFVLRSDCSFSVSTREFFGYEGNCIYFTQQKRIHVFKLENNSITNADLNGEKLYTQTAL, encoded by the coding sequence ATGAGTGAGAGTGTGGAATGCTCGGAACTTCCCTCGGAACTGTTTCTACCGATCGGCAAAGGCCTCGACACCCGCATCGAAATTCTCCGATTCCGCGGTGTCTGTAAATCATGGCGCTCCGCTATTTCTTGCTCCGACTTCATCCCTCGCTTCCCTCTCAATTTTCCCAACCCTTTCCCTCCGCCACGGCGGAGGCGAAGGCGAAGGCTTGTCTGGCTAGCTCTATTGCATGATGAAGCTGACCATCTTCACCAGCAAACCATATGCCTTCTCCACGAAACCATTTTCTATCGTCTAACTTCCTCAGCTTCTTCGGATAAGGGATGGTTGATCAAGGTCGAAGATTGCAAAATGCATCTTTTAGACCCACATCGAGAAAGGTACGAATCCGAATCCGATTCCCCCAATATTTTGCCAAACTACTTTGTGTTACTGGACTATGATACCGTCGAATTAACTAGAGCTCATACCCTTGAAATTCAAAGCCTCATTCCAATTGGGCGTGTTAATAAAGTTGTGATGTTCAACGACTGTCATATTCTTGTTGTCTATGGTGACGGTAAATTAGGCCACGCAAAATGTGGGGATGAGAGTTTGACCTGTTTAGGTGAAAAGGATAGGGAATTCGATGATGTTTTTGTGTATGAGGGCCAAGTCTATGTGGTTGATCGATTCGGAATAGTTTGgtggatcaaaatcaatgattcGACATTGGATTTGGTTAAATTCTGGAATCCTTGTGGGTCAGATTCTCTGAAGACACAGAAACATTTGGTGGAGTCGGATGGAAAAATCTATATTGTTGATAGATATCTTGATAGGGAATGGAGAGGCCGTCATTATTTCTGTGTGGTTGGTTTCAAAGTGTATAAGAAGAATGAATGGGGTGAATGGGTTTTGGAGGAAAGCTTGGGTGATCGAGCTTTTGTTCTGCGTAGTGATTGTTCGTTTTCTGTTTCGACTAGAGAATTTTTCGGATACGAGGGGAATTGCATTTACTTCACTCAGCAAAAACGAATTCATGTTTTCAAATTAGAGAATAACAGCATCACCAATGCAGATTTGAATGGGGAGAAACTTTACACCCAAACCGCTTTGTAA